A portion of the Osmerus mordax isolate fOsmMor3 chromosome 22, fOsmMor3.pri, whole genome shotgun sequence genome contains these proteins:
- the LOC136966163 gene encoding membrane progestin receptor beta-like encodes MPRVTFSCPTALSLNTLVHLLPSLPPTMPYTSVPSLFWEPYILSGYRPPGLPWRYYLLSLLQVHNETVNVWSHLLAGVFVALRVVLFSVMRGGGLLGVRLSGPEGWGLGVDLSSLPLALYLFSSLTYLLCSAATHLLHSHSDSAHLSFYFLDSVGMAVYQYGCAMVLYFYSSTPTWQHSGVAEVFLPSAALLAWLSCASCCFSKLRYLCPYPLSRKLCQLVPTGLAYLLVFSPVAHRIANQLWGYTFALPLHCLQGMLFLLAAFFFFFPIPECCFPGRCDIIGHAHQIFHLLLCLSTLAQQEAVLEDFLSRRASLVKEHGEWYLLVAGVSFPLLVLLCSMTAIAMRTQAHTHLMLRRGRGGGEDDHEGGTGAHMRQMRMDQ; translated from the exons ATGCCTCGTGTCACTTTCTCCTGCcccactgctctctccctcaataCCCTggttcatctcctcccctccctcccccccaccatgcCATACACTTCTGTCCCTTCTCTGTTCTGGGAGCCTTACATTCTGTCTGGGTACCGGCCCCCTGGCCTGCCCTGGCGTTACTacctcctcagcctcctgcAGGTGCACAACGAAACAGTCAACGTGTGGAGCCACCTGCTGGCTGGAGTGTTTGTGGCGCTGAGGGTGGTGCTGTTTTCTGTGATGCGTGGAGGG GGCTTACTGGGGGTAAGACTGAGTGGTCCAGAGGgttggggtctgggtgtggaCCTGTCTTCTCTGCCCCTGGCTCTctaccttttctcctctctcacctactTGCTCTGCAGTGCTGCAACACACCTGCTCCACTCACACTCTGACTCTGCTCACTTATCCTTCTACTTCCTGGATTCTGTGGGCATGGCGGTCTACCAGTACGGCTGTGCCATGGTGCTCTATTTCTATAGCTCCACCCCCACTTGGCAACACAGTGGAGTAGCAGAG GTCTTTCTCCCATCAGCAGCTCTGCTAGCATGGTTGTCATGTGCCTCCTGTTGCTTTTCCAAGCTGCGTTACCTCTGCCCATACCCTCTTAGCCGCAAGCTATGCCAGCTGGTGCCCACCGGCCTGGCTTACCTACTAGTATTCAGCCCTGTAGCCCATCGCATAGCAAACCAGCTCTGGGGATACACCTTTGCACTTCCACTCCATTGCCTGCAG GGGATGCTGTTTCTCTTGGcagccttcttcttcttcttccccatTCCAGAGTGTTGCTTTCCCGGGCGCTGTGATATCATTGGTCACGCCCATCAGATCTTTCACCTGCTGCTGTGTCTCAGCACACTGGCCCAACAGGAAGCAGTGTTGGAGGACTTCCTGTCACGACGGGCGTCCCTGGTGAAGGAGCATGGGGAGTGGTATCTTTTAGTGGCAGGGGTGTCCTTCCCTCTGCTGGTGCTGCTTTGTTCAATGACTGCCATCGCTATGagaacacaagctcacacacacctgatgctgaggagaggtagaggaggaggagaagacgatCATGAAGGAGGGACAGGGGCACACATGAGACAGATGAGGATGGATCaatag